The genome window CGTCCGCCGGCTCGACCTCCTTGACCGTGTCGGCGAGCGGCAGCGCGGGCACCACGGCCGGCGCCCCGTCCCGTACGGCCTCGATGACGGCGTCGACCGTGTCGACGGGCACCAGCGGACGGGCCGCGTCGTGGACGAGGACGATGTCGTAGCCGGGCGGCAGCGCGTCGAGGCCGTGTTTCACCGATTCCTGCCGCGACTCGCCCCCGGGGACGACGAGGAAATCGGTCCGTTCGGGCAGGGCGTGCGCGTCCAGCAGGGTCTTGACCTCGGGCGCGCCGTCGGGCGGCGCCACGACGATCACGAGGGAGACGGCCCGGGACGCGGCCATGGCCCGCACGGCGTGGATCAGCATCGGAGTGCCGTTCAGCGCACGGAGCGCTTTGGGGGCGCCCGGACCGAGGCGTACGCCCCGGCCGGCGGCCGGGATCACGGCCGCCGTACGGGTCTGCGCGGGGGTTGCCGTACCGGTTCCGGAAGGCGAAGGGCGCGAATCGTCAGACATCGGTTCCTGTCAGGTTTGTGTGCTCGGCCTACGTGGGTATGGCCACAGCGTGCCGGGC of Streptomyces phaeolivaceus contains these proteins:
- the ispD gene encoding 2-C-methyl-D-erythritol 4-phosphate cytidylyltransferase; the encoded protein is MSDDSRPSPSGTGTATPAQTRTAAVIPAAGRGVRLGPGAPKALRALNGTPMLIHAVRAMAASRAVSLVIVVAPPDGAPEVKTLLDAHALPERTDFLVVPGGESRQESVKHGLDALPPGYDIVLVHDAARPLVPVDTVDAVIEAVRDGAPAVVPALPLADTVKEVEPADAPGVPEPVVATPSRARLRAVQTPQGFDRETLVRAHGTVTGEVTDDASMVERLGLGVVVVPGHEEAFKVTRPLDLVLAEAVLARRRLNDGF